CTTGAGCCCTCAGGCCACACCATAAGGTGATTCCTTGGAAGTCCCTGGAGTGTCATGCATTGCATCCCGCAATCACCGACTCATAGTTGGGGTGGGAGCTTATAAATACGTGGTATGACATTTATTTCCTACTTGCGGGATCTTTTAGTAGGTGCGGGATTGTGAGGACTTCGCTACTCAATATCTTGACTAAGATCGAGGGAGAAGTTAGGTGTGATGAGTTAAGCGAGTTGGTGGGACTTAGCAGGAGCACTACTAGGAGATACATGAGGGAATTACTTGACGAGGGCTACGTGATTGAGAGGTCCAGAAACGTATTCATATTGACTGATAAGGGGAGGGCGGTTAGGGAGTCGCTTCAGAGGGTCTTAAAGAATGCTGACGACGAGAGGGCTTACGTGGTAACCGATCCCAGCACGGGCACTCCACTAAACCTCAAGATTAAGAGTCTGAGGCAACTCTATGCGGTCATCAAGTACGGACTTGCTCCTGAGGATGTGATAAGGGAACACTTAAGGAGAGGGTATATCTCGGGTTGGGTTAGGGATGTGCTGGAAGATGAAGAGCTGGCCCGTAAATTGAGTGTTAGTGACTTGGACGAAGTGATTAGAATACTCAGGGAGTTAACTAGCCTAACTGAGCAAGCTCTAAAGTAGCGTGATTTTATCCAACGTGGGGCTCTATGAGTGGAGATGTGCTCGAGTACAGCTTAATTACTGAACACGATGTTACCCTTTTCAGGGAGGGCACTCACTTCAAGATCTACGAGAAACTAGGCGCCCATCCCCTAGTCATTGATGGTGCTTCGGGAGCCTACTTCGCTGTGTGGGCACCTAACGCGACAGAGGTTTATGTAGTCGGTGACTTTAACGAATGGAGACCTAATTC
This window of the Zestosphaera sp. genome carries:
- a CDS encoding winged helix-turn-helix transcriptional regulator codes for the protein MRTSLLNILTKIEGEVRCDELSELVGLSRSTTRRYMRELLDEGYVIERSRNVFILTDKGRAVRESLQRVLKNADDERAYVVTDPSTGTPLNLKIKSLRQLYAVIKYGLAPEDVIREHLRRGYISGWVRDVLEDEELARKLSVSDLDEVIRILRELTSLTEQALK